The Moritella sp. Urea-trap-13 nucleotide sequence ACTTCAACGTTATTACACGATGATGTAGTCGATGAATCAGATATGCGCCGCGGCCGTGACACCGCCAATGCGATGTTTGGCAATGCCGCAAGTGTATTAGTCGGTGACTTCCTTTATTCACGTTCTTTCCAAATGATGGCAAAACTACATAACAGTAAAATTATCGATATTTTATCCGATGCAACCAATGTGATTGCAGAAGGTGAAGTATTACAATTAATGAACTGTAATGATGCTGACACCGACGAAAAACGTTATATGGACGTTATCTATTACAAGACTGCCAAGCTATTTGAAGCTGCGACGCAACTTGCTGCGGTCATCTCTGAGCAGCCAGCTGACATCGAACAAGCGATGATAGATTATGGGGTACATTTAGGTGCCGCATTCCAACTTATCGATGATGTGATGGATTACACAGCTAATGCTCAAGAAATGGGTAAAAACGTCGGGGATGATCTTGCTGAAGGTAAACCAACATTGCCATTAATTCATGCTATGGCACACGGCACTGAAGCAGAAGCGTTAATGGTACGAGAAGCAATCGAAAAAATGAATGGCATGGATAACCTCGATGCTATTCTGGCGATTCTTGAACGTACTGGCTCACTAAATTATTGCTTTGATAAAGCCCAGCAAGAAGCTGATTTAGCGGTAGCAGCAATTACCGTATTACCTGAATCAGAATACAAGCAGGCGCTTATCTCGTTAGCTTATATTGCCGCAAACAGAAATAGCTAATTGCAGTAACTCATTAATATACAGTTAATAACATAAAAAGCCGCATGAGCAATCATGCGGCTTTTTTGTATCTGCCTGTTTTCTGTTACAAACTATCGTTCTAAGTAAGGAACTAAGCGCATACCTAAGTAAATAACTAAATAAGAACTAAGTAACTTGCTATCACCAACAACAGCAATAGTCGCGACAGTAAATCATGACAGGTATAAAAAAGGCCGCATCTGCGACCTTTTATTTATCAGTTTAACCAAGCAGACTTATAGGTCGTATGGGTTAACTAATACCATTGTTTCGTTACGATCTGGGCCAGTTGATACGATATGAATTGGCACGCCCGTAATTTCTTCAATGCGCTTGATGTAAGCGATTGCAGCTTCTGGAAGTTGTTCTAGAGAAGTCGCGCCGTATGTTACGTCGTTCCAACCTGACATTTCTTCGTATACTGGTTCAACAAGTTCATAACCGTCAGCAGCCATAGGTGGCACGTCAAGGATTGAACCATCTTGTTGCATGTAACCAGTACAGATTTTCAGCGTTTCTAAACCATCTAATACGTCTAGTTTAGTAAGGCAGAAACCTGTGATGCTGTTTAACTGAATTGCACGTTTCATTGCAACTGCGTCAAACCAACCACAACGACGTTCACGTCCAGTGGTTGCGCCAAATTCATGGCCTTTAGTACCTAGGTGATTGCCGATTTCATCATCAAGTTCCGTTGGGAATGGACCAGAACCAACACGTGTAGTGTAAGCTTTAGTAATACCAAGAACGTAATCGATGTGACATGGACCAAAACCACTACCAGTAGCTACGCCACCTGCAGTTGTGTTTGATGATGTTACATACGGGTAAGTACCGTGATCGATATCTAGTAATGTACCTTGAGCACCTTCAAACATGATGTCATCACCGCGGCGACGTGCATCATCAAGAAGTGACGTTACGTCTACGATCATGTCTAGTAGGATAGGTGCAACTTCGTGCATCTGTGCTAGAACATCTTCGTAGCTTACTTCAGGTTCATTATAGTAATGCTGTAGTTGGAAGTTATGGTATTCCATTACTTCTTTTAATTTAACAGCAAACTGTTCCATGTTGAATAGATCGCCAACACGTAAACCACGACGTGCTACTTTATCTTCGTAAGCTGGACCGATACCACGACCAGTTGTACCAATTGCTTTTTTGCCACGTGCTTTTTCACGGGCAGCATCAAGTGATACATGATAAGGCAGGATTAATGGACACGCTTCACTGATAAGCATACGCTCACGAGCTGGGATGCCTCGATCTTCAAGCATTTTAACTTCAGTCATTAATGCATCAGGTGCTAATACTACACCGTTACCAATGATACATTTAACGTTTGAACGTAAAATACCAGATGGAATTAAGTGAAGAACTGTTTTTTCACCATTGATTACTAAAGTGTGACCAGCATTGTGACCACCTTGGTAGCGCACAACATATTTAGCTCTATCAGTTAGTAGATCAACTACTTTACCTTTACCTTCGTCACCCCATTGAGTGCCGAGAATAACTACATTCTTTCCCATGATACCGTCGCGGTTGTTGGTTAAAGGAGGATTCTAGCAAAATTTAAATCAAAATGTTTAAAAAATTTGAGATCTATCTCATTAAAATCGGAAAATATAACTTTACTTATTGTTCTACTGTACAAAAAATTGTTTTGTTGTACAAAAAAATTACAACATAAACAATAATACGACACCAGTTACAACTAGGCAACCGGCACATTTACGTACCTTGTCAGCAGGTTGCTGGGTAATGACCGTTAACATTTGTTGCCACTGTTTAGGCATCAACATCGGCATTATACCTTCAATAATAAATACAATCGCCAAAGCTAACCACAATTCATTCCCCATCAAACCACCTTATTATAGCGCCACATAGCGTCAGCACCAAAAAATTTTGCATAAAAAATCCGTTCACTGAGGAACGGATTTTAAATTAGTTTAATCAGCTCTCATTGAGAGTATGTATTAAAACTATTTAGCCGCTGCCGCATTGATATTCGCTTGCGGACGCATTGCAACAATAGATACGATTATAGCAAGAGCCGTTGGTAATACCCAAGCTAAACCTTGCTCAAATAGTGGTAAGAAATCAAAACCACTCATTGCAAAACCAGCAACTTTCAGACCATCTAATACACCAAACATGAATGCAACAACCATCACGAGACGGAATGCAAACTGTGGATTAGGGAAGCGTTCTTGCAATAAGATTAGCGCAACAATCGCAATCGCAATCGGATATACCGCAAATAATACCGGTACAGAAATGCTGATTAATTGTGATAAACCAACATTCGCTACGATGGCACAGACGATGCAGTTAATAACAACCAGCATTTTGTATGACCATTGTGGTTTTAATTCATGGAAGAATTCTGCAACCGCACTTGCTAGGCCAACTGCCGTGGTTAGACAGGCAAGTGTTACCACTGCCGCCAAGATGTACTGACCAGGCATACCGAATAATGCTTGTACATAAGTAGCTAAGATCATGCCACCGTTCACATCAGCACCTGCTGCAATCAATGACTGACTCGTTGCACCTAAGTAGAATAGTGAGATATAAACAAACGCCAGACCCGCAGCAGCGATAGAACCCGCCATCACTAAGTATTTAAATTGGCCAGCTTTGTCTGTTACGCCTTTGCTTTTGAGTACGTTGATGATCAACATACCAAACATCAATGACGCAAAAGTATCCATGGTGTTATAACCTTCAAGGAAACCTTTGGTAAAGGGACTATCTACATACGCTTCACGTGCGATGCCAATATCACCTTGTGGCATCATAAATACCGCAATCGCTAATACTGTTAATAACACTATTAATGCTGGCGTTAAGATCTTACCGATATTATCAATTAGCTTGCCTTGGCTTAGGGCAAAGTAGGCAGTAATAATAAAGAACACTACAGAGTACAAAGCCAGTGTCGTATCATTAGCAGCATCGCCTAGGAAAGGTTTAATCCCCATCTCATAAGCAACAAGGCTGGTTCTTGGTGCTGCAAACGCAGGACCTATAATGATGTAAATCGCCACTGCAATCGCGGTTGCTGCCATTGCAGGTAAGAAACGCGTCATGGTAATTAAACCACCGCCAGCTTTTGCGACTGCGATTATGGTAATAAGTGGTAAACCAACTGCGGTAGCAAGAAAACCAAACATCGCAGGCATAAATGACTGCCCAGCAAGATTACCTGCTAATGGTGGAAAGATGATATTACCCGCGCCTAAAAAGAACGCAAACGTCATAAAACCGATGGCTAAAACATCAGCTGTTTTTAATTTGATAGTCATTAATATACTCTCTGCTTAGATATTGTTGTGTGTTCATTTATTCACTTCTTCCATGAAGCAAGCATGGGAAAAAAGTTCCCCAGCCGGTGTAGCACAAAGTATTATAATTATATTCTTGTAAAGAATTTTGTATTAGCCACTCACCCATTAAAGACCGATACTAACAATTTGGTCATTAAGTGCAAGAGTAAATCCCAAACCGACTTAGTGGAATTACATTTTTAAATAAAATGCTTTAGTGATTTGTTGGTAATCATTTGAATAACTGCCATCGGGATCATGAATAGTAAGGGATTTTTTTTCCAACCTTGCATCACCACGTCGAATATTCATTAGCATGCGTTTGTAAGGTTTTTTCGGGGTGGTTTTTATGTTTAAACAAGTTATGTTTAAATTACCTAATTGTTGGCAATAAGTAGTAAGTTCACAACCCGACTCATAAGGCAGTACTAATGCAATTCGGCCATTAGGGGCTAGCAGTTGCAGTGCACAATCGACCAACTCTTGATGAGTTAAGCTGCCAGTATGCCTTGCGGTTTGCCGTGCATCATCAGCAAATGCTTGACCATGAACAAAATAAGGCGGGTTGGAGACAATCAGATCAAACTCAGTAGGTTCTGCTTTAGTGCTTTGAGTTAACACCTGCAATGCAACATGTTTAACTACGATCGAAGATAACCATGGTGAGTTATCTATATTCTGTTTGGCTTGCTGGCACGCTGCAGCATCAATATCAATCGCTACAGCTTGCATATTGCCCTGGCAGCGCTGCGCCAACATCAAACTAATAAGGCCGGAGCCAGTGCCAATATCCAATACCCTTAATGGCGTGGAAGATGTTGTGCTCACATCTGCCCAACCGCCGAGTAAAATACCATCGGTACCGACTTTCATCGCACAATCAGCATGTGAAACATGAAACTGTTTAAAGCTAAAACCATTATTGTTATCGTTCACAGACTACTCTTTATTCTCTAACATAACGACACGATATAGCATCTTGCTATTACTCACCAGTGCGTGCCAGTACTTTAGAACGTGAGAATGGGATCATGTTATGCAAAGAAAAATCATTATCTACAATCCACTCAAGTTGTTCATTTAATGGTCGCCATGGATCAAAATTGAAATAGAGATACACACCATAGCCAAAGTCATGATCTTGCACTTTGGTGGCTTCAACACCAAATTGTAATAACGGTATAGGGGT carries:
- the ispB gene encoding octaprenyl diphosphate synthase, whose translation is MDIKAIQALSKQDMDAVNELILDRLQSDVALVNQVGYYIVNGGGKRIRPLIATLSARALGYQGQQHVDVAAIIEFIHTSTLLHDDVVDESDMRRGRDTANAMFGNAASVLVGDFLYSRSFQMMAKLHNSKIIDILSDATNVIAEGEVLQLMNCNDADTDEKRYMDVIYYKTAKLFEAATQLAAVISEQPADIEQAMIDYGVHLGAAFQLIDDVMDYTANAQEMGKNVGDDLAEGKPTLPLIHAMAHGTEAEALMVREAIEKMNGMDNLDAILAILERTGSLNYCFDKAQQEADLAVAAITVLPESEYKQALISLAYIAANRNS
- a CDS encoding adenylosuccinate synthase — its product is MGKNVVILGTQWGDEGKGKVVDLLTDRAKYVVRYQGGHNAGHTLVINGEKTVLHLIPSGILRSNVKCIIGNGVVLAPDALMTEVKMLEDRGIPARERMLISEACPLILPYHVSLDAAREKARGKKAIGTTGRGIGPAYEDKVARRGLRVGDLFNMEQFAVKLKEVMEYHNFQLQHYYNEPEVSYEDVLAQMHEVAPILLDMIVDVTSLLDDARRRGDDIMFEGAQGTLLDIDHGTYPYVTSSNTTAGGVATGSGFGPCHIDYVLGITKAYTTRVGSGPFPTELDDEIGNHLGTKGHEFGATTGRERRCGWFDAVAMKRAIQLNSITGFCLTKLDVLDGLETLKICTGYMQQDGSILDVPPMAADGYELVEPVYEEMSGWNDVTYGATSLEQLPEAAIAYIKRIEEITGVPIHIVSTGPDRNETMVLVNPYDL
- a CDS encoding DUF2065 family protein, with the translated sequence MGNELWLALAIVFIIEGIMPMLMPKQWQQMLTVITQQPADKVRKCAGCLVVTGVVLLFML
- the brnQ gene encoding branched-chain amino acid transport system II carrier protein, which gives rise to MTIKLKTADVLAIGFMTFAFFLGAGNIIFPPLAGNLAGQSFMPAMFGFLATAVGLPLITIIAVAKAGGGLITMTRFLPAMAATAIAVAIYIIIGPAFAAPRTSLVAYEMGIKPFLGDAANDTTLALYSVVFFIITAYFALSQGKLIDNIGKILTPALIVLLTVLAIAVFMMPQGDIGIAREAYVDSPFTKGFLEGYNTMDTFASLMFGMLIINVLKSKGVTDKAGQFKYLVMAGSIAAAGLAFVYISLFYLGATSQSLIAAGADVNGGMILATYVQALFGMPGQYILAAVVTLACLTTAVGLASAVAEFFHELKPQWSYKMLVVINCIVCAIVANVGLSQLISISVPVLFAVYPIAIAIVALILLQERFPNPQFAFRLVMVVAFMFGVLDGLKVAGFAMSGFDFLPLFEQGLAWVLPTALAIIVSIVAMRPQANINAAAAK
- a CDS encoding tRNA1(Val) (adenine(37)-N6)-methyltransferase, which encodes MNDNNNGFSFKQFHVSHADCAMKVGTDGILLGGWADVSTTSSTPLRVLDIGTGSGLISLMLAQRCQGNMQAVAIDIDAAACQQAKQNIDNSPWLSSIVVKHVALQVLTQSTKAEPTEFDLIVSNPPYFVHGQAFADDARQTARHTGSLTHQELVDCALQLLAPNGRIALVLPYESGCELTTYCQQLGNLNITCLNIKTTPKKPYKRMLMNIRRGDARLEKKSLTIHDPDGSYSNDYQQITKAFYLKM